The following coding sequences are from one Anabas testudineus chromosome 16, fAnaTes1.2, whole genome shotgun sequence window:
- the vegfaa gene encoding vascular endothelial growth factor A-A yields the protein MNFVVSLVQILVAAVLRLSTVKTASIKGVENRENEVIPFNDVFSKSICQPREVLVDIFQEYPEDTEHTYIPSCVVLNRCGGCCSDEAMECVPTETHNVTLQVMRLRPMVTQHTIHLSFTEHQKCYCRLKPDVQIKKYHCAPCSERRKRLFLQDPLTCKCSCKFTQLDCKSRQLELNQITCRCDKMRR from the exons ATGAACTTTGTTGTCAGTTTAGTACAAATTCTTGTGGCAGCGGTTCTTCGTCTATCCACTGTAAAG ACTGCCAGCATTAAGGGAGTGGAGAATCGTGAAAATGAGG TCATACCTTTCAACGACGTCTTCAGCAAAAGTATATGCCAACCCAGAGAGGTACTGGTAGATATCTTCCAGGAGTATCCAGAGGACACAGAGCATACTTACATTCCTTCCTGTGTGGTCCTCAACCGATGTGGAGGCTGCTGCAGTGATGAAGCAATGGAGTGTGTACCCACAGAAACCCACAATGTCACATTGCAG GTAATGCGGTTAAGACCAATGGTAACTCAACATACTATTCACCTAAGTTTTACAGAGCATCAAAAGTGTTATTGCAG ACTAAAGCCAGATgttcaaataaagaaata CCACTGTGCACCTTGCTCAGAGAGGAGAAAGCGCTTGTTTTTGCAGGACCCTCTCACCTGTAAATGTTCCTGCAAGTTCACACAATTAGACTGCAAGTCCAGGCAACTTGAGTTAAACCAAATAACTTGCAG ATGTGATAAAATGAGGAGATGA